In a single window of the Actinomycetes bacterium genome:
- a CDS encoding arginine deiminase gives MTFHVDSEVGQLKQVILHRPGLELSRLTPSNVHDLLFDDVMWAERAREEHDAFAQKLRDKGITVYLFAELLGEALEQPDAKSFLKERLTTATQFGPALDKPLDDLVDATPARQLAELLIGGVLKRDVPDPGTTSLLWSHLDDEDFLLTPLPNHLFQRDNSAWVYGGLSVHPMAKPARKRETLHSRIIWNFHPLFRDAGLHFYYGNDDLRHEPATVEGGDILVIGNGAVMIGMGERTTPQGVEMLARSYFSSGMVNRVIAVELPKARAFMHLDTAMTMVDRDAFSVYPYLDLALRSYSLTPRGSGGDYDVVENSDLFAVVAQAIGVDKIRLLKTPIDVKGAQREQWDDGNNFLAVAPGVIFGYERNTTTNKYLSDEGIEIVAIVGSELGRGRGGPRCMSCPIEREAVV, from the coding sequence ATGACCTTCCACGTTGACTCCGAGGTCGGACAGCTCAAGCAGGTCATCCTGCACCGGCCCGGGCTCGAGCTGTCCCGGCTCACGCCGTCCAACGTCCACGACCTGCTCTTCGACGACGTCATGTGGGCGGAGCGGGCCCGCGAGGAGCACGACGCGTTCGCCCAGAAGCTGCGGGACAAGGGGATCACGGTCTACCTGTTCGCCGAGCTGTTGGGCGAGGCCCTCGAGCAGCCGGACGCCAAGAGCTTCCTCAAGGAGCGGCTGACCACCGCCACCCAGTTCGGCCCGGCGTTGGACAAGCCGCTCGACGACCTGGTCGACGCGACCCCGGCCCGACAGCTGGCCGAGCTGCTCATCGGCGGGGTGCTCAAGCGCGACGTCCCCGACCCGGGCACGACCAGCCTTCTGTGGTCCCACCTCGACGACGAGGACTTCCTGCTGACCCCGCTGCCCAACCACCTGTTCCAGCGGGACAACTCGGCGTGGGTCTACGGCGGCCTGTCGGTGCACCCGATGGCCAAGCCCGCGCGCAAGCGGGAGACGCTGCACTCGCGGATCATCTGGAACTTCCACCCGCTGTTCCGCGACGCGGGGCTGCATTTCTACTACGGCAACGACGACCTGCGGCACGAGCCGGCCACCGTCGAGGGTGGCGACATCCTGGTCATCGGCAACGGTGCCGTCATGATCGGGATGGGCGAGCGGACCACGCCCCAAGGCGTGGAGATGCTGGCCCGCAGCTACTTCTCCTCGGGGATGGTCAACCGGGTGATCGCCGTCGAGCTGCCCAAGGCCCGAGCGTTCATGCACCTCGACACGGCCATGACGATGGTGGACCGGGACGCCTTCTCGGTCTACCCGTACCTCGACCTGGCGCTGCGGTCGTACTCGCTGACCCCCCGCGGGTCCGGAGGCGACTACGACGTGGTGGAGAACTCCGACCTGTTCGCGGTGGTCGCCCAGGCGATCGGGGTGGACAAGATCCGGCTGCTCAAGACGCCGATCGACGTCAAGGGCGCCCAGCGCGAGCAGTGGGACGACGGCAATAACTTCCTGGCCGTCGCACCCGGAGTGATCTTCGGCTACGAGCGCAACACCACCACGAACAAGTACCTTTCGGACGAGGGGATCGAGATCGTCGCGATCGTCGGCTCCGAGCTCGGCCGCGGCCGCGGCGGGCCTCGGTGCATGAGCTGCCCGATCGAGCGCGAAGCCGTCGTCTGA